Proteins encoded within one genomic window of Acidobacteriota bacterium:
- a CDS encoding phosphatase PAP2 family protein, translated as MSNPQTPELKKIVWALTVGTLIIECIARTGISKPPLLNLYTSFLDGEVFLSLALIGTFFIYLWRRPPLTEVWITIGVGILVNAALATGRSSEWRTLERLILSSGYGFGGASLVMLAIQAVRAEGEARENRLITLMASSIIPNYVILVEFFLRLTFLHPLTYDRLLYALDEAYGGQISFVMGRLFLKYSLLFQTSLLIYLALPLAFSVLVALQISRPKRVPVSILVAFLMVGAVGYFGYHLCPAIGPRYMFGDIFPMSASPPATDLSYLAVSVDEPLRRNAMPSLHTAWVLILLLNSRWYARWAQVMAWIFVIFTLMGTVGLGEHYVIDLVVAVPFTIGIQAGCATGYPLLAKERRDVLIGAAVMCVFWGIVIQWGVPLFLKWRVLIWVSTLVTLGLSFWLERRLARALKNAECYGLT; from the coding sequence ATGTCAAATCCACAAACTCCTGAACTCAAAAAAATCGTCTGGGCACTGACGGTTGGAACACTCATCATCGAATGTATTGCCCGGACCGGCATTTCCAAACCTCCCCTGCTTAATCTGTATACCTCGTTTCTGGACGGTGAAGTATTTCTCTCGCTGGCCTTGATTGGGACGTTTTTTATCTACCTCTGGCGACGTCCACCGCTGACGGAAGTATGGATAACCATCGGAGTGGGAATACTGGTCAATGCGGCCTTAGCTACTGGCCGTAGCAGCGAATGGCGAACGCTTGAACGCTTGATTTTGAGCAGCGGCTATGGTTTTGGCGGCGCGAGTCTGGTGATGCTGGCGATCCAGGCGGTTCGGGCTGAAGGCGAAGCGCGTGAAAATCGGCTGATTACGCTCATGGCGTCGAGCATCATTCCGAACTATGTCATTCTGGTCGAATTTTTTCTCCGGCTCACTTTTTTGCATCCGTTGACTTATGACCGACTGCTCTATGCCCTGGATGAAGCCTATGGCGGACAGATCAGCTTTGTTATGGGGCGGTTGTTTTTGAAATACAGCCTGTTGTTTCAAACCAGCTTATTGATTTATCTGGCCCTGCCGTTGGCGTTTTCGGTGCTGGTGGCGCTTCAAATCAGCCGTCCGAAACGGGTCCCGGTGAGCATTTTGGTGGCGTTCTTGATGGTGGGTGCGGTTGGATATTTCGGCTATCACCTGTGTCCGGCGATTGGTCCGCGCTATATGTTCGGAGACATTTTTCCGATGAGCGCTTCACCTCCGGCCACTGATCTTTCCTATCTGGCCGTTTCGGTTGACGAACCGCTCCGGCGCAATGCCATGCCGTCACTGCACACCGCCTGGGTATTGATTTTACTGCTGAATTCGCGCTGGTATGCCCGCTGGGCACAGGTGATGGCGTGGATTTTCGTGATTTTCACGCTGATGGGAACTGTTGGGCTTGGCGAGCACTATGTGATTGATCTGGTGGTGGCTGTCCCCTTTACAATTGGAATCCAGGCAGGGTGTGCAACTGGTTACCCGTTGCTGGCCAAAGAGCGACGAGATGTCTTGATCGGAGCGGCGGTGATGTGTGTGTTCTGGGGGATTGTGATTCAGTGGGGCGTGCCGTTGTTTCTCAAATGGCGGGTGTTGATCTGGGTCAGTACGCTGGTCACGCTGGGGCTGTCATTCTGGCTGGAACGGAGATTGGCCAGGGCTTTAAAAAATGCGGAGTGCTACGGCTTGACGTAG
- a CDS encoding type II toxin-antitoxin system PemK/MazF family toxin: MPTPNRGEVWIVDLGLAAKVRPGLVISIPAHIQDRALVTLISHTTNPRGTRFEVPIKVPYLREGVFDAQNLVTIPEAKLLKRLGKLSDENMTLVENSLCLWLGL, translated from the coding sequence ATGCCGACACCGAATCGAGGTGAAGTGTGGATTGTTGATCTTGGGTTAGCAGCCAAAGTCAGGCCAGGGTTAGTGATCAGCATTCCTGCTCATATTCAAGATCGGGCACTTGTGACACTTATTTCACATACAACCAACCCAAGAGGGACTCGTTTTGAAGTGCCGATCAAAGTTCCATATTTACGTGAAGGGGTTTTTGATGCTCAGAATCTCGTCACAATTCCAGAGGCCAAATTGTTAAAACGACTCGGGAAGCTTTCTGATGAAAACATGACGCTTGTTGAAAACAGCTTATGTTTATGGCTTGGACTCTGA
- a CDS encoding carboxypeptidase regulatory-like domain-containing protein, producing the protein MFSGLSGSFFSMMGRVIVLAVVFLGASQAAQAQFSMVGAAKITFRGTVIDSSRKVGLSNALVTIRTEYDEYRTYTDSDGEFVLEVASPKEMKDFEIVFSHPDYREKYFNTAFDRAIRGTFEAKVQSGQVKVKHYKTKSQLNCGGTLSVGTKDGGPVSAQLTCGNQLTFALNLPDGNSLSVMAPSAFEFKVEKEKVQIQGISGSAITVGLTAVVYKR; encoded by the coding sequence GTGTTTTCAGGTTTGTCAGGTTCGTTTTTCTCGATGATGGGTCGAGTGATTGTGCTGGCAGTAGTTTTCCTCGGCGCCAGTCAAGCAGCACAGGCTCAATTTTCAATGGTTGGTGCCGCCAAAATCACATTTCGTGGAACGGTCATTGATTCCAGCCGTAAAGTCGGGCTATCCAACGCCCTGGTTACCATTCGCACTGAATATGATGAATACCGGACGTACACCGACTCCGATGGTGAGTTTGTCCTGGAAGTCGCGTCGCCAAAAGAAATGAAAGATTTTGAGATTGTGTTTAGCCACCCTGACTACCGCGAAAAGTATTTCAACACGGCTTTTGACCGGGCGATTCGTGGTACATTTGAGGCAAAGGTCCAGAGCGGACAGGTCAAAGTCAAACACTATAAAACAAAGTCCCAGCTTAACTGCGGCGGTACACTGTCAGTTGGAACCAAAGACGGAGGGCCAGTTTCCGCCCAGTTGACCTGTGGCAACCAACTCACATTTGCTCTCAATTTGCCTGATGGCAATAGTTTAAGCGTCATGGCACCCTCCGCTTTTGAATTTAAGGTTGAGAAAGAAAAAGTTCAGATTCAGGGAATCAGCGGCTCGGCCATTACCGTCGGATTGACGGCAGTTGTCTATAAACGGTGA
- a CDS encoding redoxin domain-containing protein, with the protein MVSFVSHRLHRWLTLAVCVVLTTTTAIYAQTEEKKPTPPNIDPQAQVVLNQMNEAYKVLNSLSVTIQVQSKGEKAENSTLAISYKRPNQVAATLTNAKGESKAVSDGTNYFFYSPSKKDEFVKGPAPTDKGALMQITSNLAPDGALSPYIVTGSGVLNNILNLAESVVLGESQNLNGTAVDVVKAKLKQPVGVLVFYVGKADHFLYQLDVEVTFGSNAISLVETHSNIKPNAVLTETAFAFTPPAGAKEVAPEKEPAYYDESLKAGGEIKLAAAKDMVGKELVLDQYKGKVVLLDFWATWCGPCRAEIPNLVETYQKLHPKGFEIVSVSLDEANAKTKLLEVIKDSKMNWRHVFDGKAWKGDLAIQFKIRAIPFTLLIGKDGKIAAVNVRGEELEPEVTKALGL; encoded by the coding sequence ATGGTATCGTTCGTTTCACATCGTCTTCACCGCTGGCTGACCCTGGCCGTTTGTGTTGTATTGACCACAACGACCGCAATTTATGCCCAAACGGAGGAGAAAAAACCGACTCCGCCAAACATTGATCCCCAGGCACAAGTTGTGCTGAATCAAATGAATGAGGCATATAAGGTTCTCAATTCCCTGTCAGTGACGATTCAAGTTCAGAGTAAAGGCGAAAAAGCCGAAAATTCCACACTCGCTATTTCCTATAAACGCCCCAACCAGGTTGCCGCCACATTGACCAATGCCAAAGGCGAATCAAAAGCCGTGTCTGATGGCACGAATTATTTCTTTTACTCCCCAAGTAAAAAAGACGAATTTGTGAAAGGGCCGGCTCCAACTGACAAGGGAGCGCTCATGCAGATCACCAGCAATCTGGCCCCAGATGGTGCCCTCAGTCCCTATATCGTGACTGGCTCAGGTGTGTTGAACAACATTCTGAACCTGGCCGAATCGGTTGTCTTGGGTGAGAGTCAAAATCTAAATGGCACTGCAGTTGATGTGGTCAAAGCCAAATTAAAGCAACCAGTCGGGGTGCTCGTGTTTTATGTGGGGAAGGCAGATCATTTTCTGTACCAGCTCGATGTTGAGGTAACCTTTGGCAGCAATGCCATTTCGCTGGTTGAAACTCATTCCAACATCAAACCCAATGCGGTACTCACTGAAACGGCCTTTGCCTTTACTCCACCAGCCGGTGCCAAAGAAGTCGCACCGGAAAAAGAACCGGCCTACTATGACGAATCACTCAAAGCGGGTGGTGAAATCAAGCTCGCCGCCGCCAAAGACATGGTGGGCAAAGAGTTAGTGCTCGACCAGTACAAAGGCAAAGTAGTCCTGCTGGATTTCTGGGCCACCTGGTGCGGTCCTTGCCGGGCTGAAATCCCGAATTTGGTGGAAACCTATCAAAAACTCCATCCAAAAGGGTTTGAAATTGTGAGCGTTTCACTCGATGAAGCCAACGCCAAAACCAAGCTGCTCGAAGTCATCAAGGACAGTAAAATGAACTGGCGACACGTCTTTGACGGCAAAGCCTGGAAGGGTGATTTGGCAATCCAGTTCAAAATTCGGGCGATTCCCTTCACCTTGTTGATCGGGAAGGATGGCAAAATCGCAGCGGTTAATGTACGCGGTGAAGAGCTGGAACCGGAAGTCACCAAGGCGCTGGGACTCTAG
- a CDS encoding redoxin domain-containing protein produces MTNHKTQRMAIIILLLTAVALAVIWFQKNNQNGSAPAESDSSATTPGIDPKAKQLFGEMTTAYQKLGSFSVTITTDVTDSTNADLPTVRNSFTSEILLRRPDQAVVKIKGKESETQVVGDGKFLYGMKGDTPNQFIKEATPKMEGGNGVLAAIMFANQLSGEGNVGPSPFVLAGLDLMQGLSEQMKSLSFGPSTTIDGVPAKTIIAVQSSAEGESKLTFVIAESDRLLRQVMFEHSVQGRVAGQMTETYTRLQPGAATTEQTFSFTPPAGAQQVAAVQALQDSKYKPGTAPIPINATDLAGNPVSLDQFKGKVVLLDFWATWCAPCRAELPNVIAAYNKYQKQGFEVLGISLDNANAQTALTQFIKENKMPWRQIYEGKGWEGTISTQYQVRSIPFTLLLGRDGKIAAVNVRGATLEPAIQQALAQKS; encoded by the coding sequence ATGACAAATCACAAAACACAGCGAATGGCAATCATCATTTTGCTACTCACCGCCGTTGCGCTTGCTGTTATCTGGTTTCAGAAAAATAACCAGAACGGATCTGCGCCAGCCGAATCTGACTCATCCGCTACCACACCTGGCATTGACCCGAAAGCCAAACAATTGTTTGGTGAAATGACGACGGCGTATCAAAAACTCGGGTCATTTTCAGTTACCATCACAACTGATGTGACTGATTCGACGAACGCCGACCTGCCAACGGTTCGAAATTCATTTACTTCAGAAATCTTGCTGCGTCGGCCAGATCAGGCGGTGGTCAAGATTAAAGGGAAAGAGTCTGAAACCCAGGTGGTTGGCGATGGGAAGTTTCTGTACGGAATGAAAGGTGATACCCCAAACCAGTTTATCAAAGAAGCAACACCAAAAATGGAAGGTGGGAATGGTGTCCTGGCGGCAATCATGTTTGCCAATCAACTTTCAGGCGAAGGCAACGTCGGGCCATCCCCGTTTGTGCTGGCCGGACTGGATTTGATGCAGGGGCTGTCGGAACAAATGAAGTCACTCTCCTTTGGCCCATCCACGACGATTGACGGGGTTCCGGCCAAAACCATTATTGCCGTTCAATCTTCGGCGGAAGGTGAATCAAAACTCACCTTTGTGATTGCCGAGTCTGATCGCCTGCTCCGCCAGGTCATGTTTGAACACTCAGTTCAGGGCCGGGTCGCGGGTCAGATGACCGAGACCTATACCCGGCTTCAACCAGGCGCTGCAACGACGGAACAAACGTTTTCATTTACGCCACCGGCTGGAGCCCAACAAGTTGCCGCGGTTCAGGCACTTCAAGATTCGAAATATAAACCCGGTACCGCTCCGATTCCGATCAACGCCACTGATCTGGCTGGCAACCCGGTTTCACTTGATCAATTCAAAGGCAAGGTTGTCCTGCTTGATTTTTGGGCAACCTGGTGTGCCCCCTGTCGGGCGGAACTCCCAAATGTCATTGCCGCTTACAACAAGTATCAAAAACAAGGGTTTGAGGTCCTCGGCATTTCCCTGGATAATGCCAATGCCCAAACAGCCCTGACCCAATTTATCAAAGAAAATAAAATGCCCTGGCGCCAAATTTATGAAGGCAAAGGTTGGGAGGGAACGATTTCAACCCAATATCAGGTCCGAAGCATCCCGTTCACCCTGCTTTTGGGCCGAGATGGAAAAATTGCAGCGGTGAACGTTCGGGGTGCAACGCTTGAACCTGCCATTCAACAGGCACTGGCCCAAAAGAGTTGA
- a CDS encoding glycogen debranching enzyme family protein: MASYKTTIIDTSTIVVEREVLQDFKAASSQEWLDTNGIGGFASGTLARVRTRRYHGLLFAATKPPVVRKLLLNAFESSVKIDGKRYETSTNQYPDTVYPAGYKYLVRFRNTPWPTWTYRLGEVEIEACLWMVQGENTTVVEYRLTSPPDVPVVLELRPILAFRDYHSLTFENPQLEKKVGVDQGLITLTPYSDMPALYLAHNATEVSLEGFWYRRFQYREELARGSDFQEDGYSPLVFSFHLNFGPAVVIASTHPHQIQEWESLHDQEMVRRFGVPTSVLSSGVQADAKVRPLDASMPENRAQRAATLSADPLIRPLATATSPFIVSRGNQLETVIAGYPWFTDWGRDTFISLTGLTLVTGRYATARNILKAFAEVEQNGLIPNRFQDGDAVPEYNTIDGTLWFVYAVGRYLDYTNDLTFVAEELYPTLQNIFRNHLAGTNYNIHATEDGLLYGGQDGVQLTWMDAKIGDWVVTPRIGKPVEIQALWYNGLRVAASIAEALGDTETAAKYTAIASQAKASFAEKFWNQSRKCLFDVVTDHQSDPALRPNQVYAMSLPYPIFDDAERCLQALTQVERELLTPVGLRSLGPKEAGYTGRYEGDQRKRDAAYHQGTVWPFLMGGFVSAWVRNHPNQPEAAPQARQWLSGFETHLKEAGIGSISEIFDGDIPHTPRGCIAQAWSVAEIYRCLVEDIYGNCPPVWGMKPNEESGEWLVVSG; the protein is encoded by the coding sequence ATGGCTTCCTATAAAACCACGATCATTGACACATCAACTATTGTTGTTGAGCGCGAAGTACTCCAGGATTTCAAGGCGGCATCTTCCCAGGAGTGGCTCGACACCAACGGCATTGGCGGGTTTGCATCAGGTACGCTGGCAAGAGTGCGAACCCGGCGCTACCACGGTTTGTTATTTGCAGCCACCAAACCTCCAGTGGTTCGAAAACTCCTGCTCAATGCGTTTGAATCATCAGTCAAGATTGATGGAAAACGCTATGAAACCTCGACCAATCAGTACCCGGATACAGTCTATCCAGCCGGCTACAAATACCTGGTGCGGTTTCGAAACACGCCCTGGCCAACCTGGACCTATCGGCTGGGTGAGGTTGAGATCGAAGCCTGTCTGTGGATGGTGCAGGGGGAAAACACCACGGTGGTTGAATATCGGCTGACGTCTCCCCCGGATGTGCCGGTGGTGCTTGAATTACGCCCGATTCTGGCCTTTCGTGACTATCACAGCCTGACCTTTGAGAATCCTCAGCTCGAAAAAAAGGTTGGGGTTGATCAAGGACTCATCACCCTCACCCCCTACTCTGACATGCCGGCGCTGTATCTGGCCCACAACGCCACCGAGGTCTCGCTTGAAGGTTTTTGGTATCGCCGGTTCCAATATCGAGAGGAATTAGCTCGGGGGAGCGATTTTCAAGAAGACGGATATTCACCGCTGGTCTTTAGTTTTCATCTCAACTTTGGCCCAGCGGTGGTTATTGCCTCAACCCATCCGCATCAGATTCAAGAGTGGGAAAGTTTGCATGACCAGGAAATGGTGCGCCGCTTCGGAGTTCCAACTTCGGTGCTCTCATCAGGCGTTCAAGCCGACGCCAAAGTCCGCCCACTCGACGCTTCAATGCCGGAAAACCGTGCTCAGCGAGCCGCAACCCTCTCGGCTGACCCTCTGATTCGCCCGCTGGCTACAGCAACTTCGCCTTTTATTGTGTCGCGAGGAAATCAGTTAGAGACAGTCATCGCCGGGTATCCGTGGTTTACCGATTGGGGACGCGACACCTTTATTTCGTTGACCGGATTGACCCTGGTGACCGGGCGATATGCGACAGCCCGCAATATTTTGAAAGCTTTTGCCGAAGTTGAACAAAATGGACTCATTCCGAATCGGTTCCAGGATGGAGATGCCGTGCCGGAATACAACACCATTGACGGGACGCTCTGGTTTGTCTATGCCGTTGGACGCTATCTGGACTACACCAACGACCTCACGTTTGTCGCCGAGGAACTCTATCCGACGCTGCAAAACATTTTCCGGAATCACCTTGCGGGTACCAATTACAACATTCATGCGACTGAGGACGGGTTGCTCTATGGCGGTCAGGACGGCGTCCAACTCACCTGGATGGATGCCAAAATCGGCGATTGGGTCGTCACCCCTCGGATTGGAAAGCCGGTTGAAATCCAGGCCCTCTGGTATAACGGCCTGCGAGTGGCGGCTTCGATTGCCGAAGCCCTTGGCGATACGGAAACAGCGGCGAAATACACGGCTATCGCCAGCCAGGCCAAAGCCAGCTTTGCGGAAAAGTTCTGGAATCAGTCGCGCAAATGTCTGTTTGATGTGGTCACCGATCACCAATCTGACCCGGCACTGCGCCCCAATCAAGTCTATGCCATGAGTTTGCCCTACCCAATTTTTGATGATGCCGAACGTTGCCTTCAGGCCCTGACTCAGGTTGAGCGGGAACTCTTGACCCCCGTTGGGCTCCGTTCATTGGGCCCCAAAGAAGCTGGCTACACTGGTCGCTATGAAGGCGATCAACGAAAACGGGATGCCGCCTATCATCAAGGAACAGTTTGGCCATTTCTGATGGGAGGGTTTGTTTCCGCCTGGGTTCGAAATCACCCGAATCAACCTGAAGCGGCTCCCCAGGCCCGCCAGTGGCTCTCGGGATTTGAAACCCACCTCAAAGAAGCCGGGATTGGCAGCATTTCAGAAATATTTGACGGCGACATCCCACACACACCTCGGGGTTGTATTGCCCAGGCATGGAGCGTGGCTGAAATTTACCGGTGTCTGGTCGAAGACATTTATGGAAATTGCCCGCCAGTATGGGGAATGAAGCCGAATGAAGAAAGTGGTGAGTGGCTAGTGGTTAGTGGTTAG
- the chrA gene encoding chromate efflux transporter — MADGNLQVEPSGSGFNTSHLTPLVPLAPTHHPPQITLSDLALTFSLLGMTCFGGGAVMGLIQDKVVRVKQWISNQEFIESVALGQSLPGPIGPNAIAHIGFRLQGIPGALVSLVMFILPSFLLMVGFSIAYGYTKNIPAVGYLFFGLNPAVTGLVAGTAIRLGTSALQTRYQLAQALAVYGIAVAFPSLVFPIIFLSLAGGAIWGFTSLETPTPEPTSIINPQPAPRFHKIVWVIGFTGVGLIFLAFVGFGGYALANNISMADSFRRFSTWVFHHRLVSLALMALKLGAFTFGGGYVMVPLMEHEVVTNHQWLSHHEFMDGMALGQLTPGPVVITVTFIGYRVAGFPGALLATIGVFVMPFFFTVWAGKSLEIFHQNRLVRGALAGVTPTAIALLAAAATSLGLTALVGPPLSQLVVLSIIALSAAIFVRCKFNPLYILIAATGLGWFFAP; from the coding sequence ATGGCAGATGGAAATTTACAAGTTGAGCCGTCCGGATCAGGGTTCAACACCTCACACCTCACACCTCTCGTTCCTCTTGCTCCCACTCATCACCCTCCACAAATTACACTGAGCGATCTGGCCCTGACCTTTAGCCTGCTTGGCATGACGTGCTTTGGCGGCGGTGCCGTGATGGGTTTGATTCAAGACAAAGTTGTGCGAGTGAAACAATGGATTTCCAATCAGGAATTTATTGAGTCAGTTGCCCTTGGTCAGAGCCTCCCTGGTCCAATCGGCCCAAATGCCATTGCGCACATTGGCTTTCGCTTACAGGGAATACCTGGAGCACTGGTTTCGCTGGTGATGTTTATCCTACCGTCCTTTTTACTGATGGTTGGATTTTCGATTGCCTACGGATACACCAAGAATATCCCAGCCGTCGGTTATCTTTTCTTCGGATTAAACCCAGCCGTCACTGGTTTGGTCGCTGGAACCGCAATCCGGCTTGGCACATCCGCCCTCCAAACCCGATATCAACTGGCTCAAGCCCTGGCAGTTTATGGAATCGCGGTGGCATTTCCCAGTCTGGTGTTTCCAATTATTTTTCTGTCGCTTGCCGGAGGCGCCATATGGGGGTTTACATCGCTGGAAACGCCCACGCCTGAACCCACCTCCATCATCAACCCGCAGCCGGCGCCACGCTTTCATAAAATCGTTTGGGTGATCGGATTCACAGGGGTTGGATTGATTTTTCTTGCATTCGTGGGATTTGGAGGGTACGCCCTGGCCAATAATATTTCGATGGCCGACTCATTTCGGCGATTTTCAACCTGGGTGTTTCATCACCGACTGGTGTCTCTGGCTCTTATGGCGCTTAAACTTGGAGCGTTTACTTTTGGTGGGGGCTATGTGATGGTGCCATTGATGGAGCATGAAGTTGTCACCAACCACCAGTGGCTTTCGCATCATGAATTTATGGACGGCATGGCTTTGGGACAGCTCACGCCCGGCCCGGTTGTCATTACGGTCACTTTTATTGGATATCGGGTCGCCGGATTTCCAGGTGCCCTGCTTGCGACCATCGGTGTTTTTGTCATGCCTTTTTTCTTCACGGTGTGGGCGGGCAAATCGCTTGAGATTTTTCACCAAAATCGGCTCGTTCGTGGAGCGCTGGCTGGGGTCACGCCAACGGCAATTGCCTTACTGGCGGCAGCAGCCACCAGCCTTGGGCTGACAGCTTTGGTTGGACCGCCTCTTTCGCAACTGGTGGTTCTTTCCATCATTGCGCTTAGTGCTGCAATCTTTGTAAGATGCAAGTTCAATCCTCTTTATATTTTAATTGCGGCAACTGGACTTGGTTGGTTTTTTGCCCCTTAA
- a CDS encoding PilT/PilU family type 4a pilus ATPase, whose translation MEKKVLDRILTMAVKSGVSDIHFQAGSVPLFRYNGALMDVKYDMLTPRDTEAIARIILRMDRLHDYDDFIERDVSYGVEGAGRFRANIFKQRGSFGIVLRAIPIEPRTIDQLNLPPTLVQIADLARGLILVTGATGNGKSTTMAGMIEHINRTRKVHVVTIEDPIEVLYQNNKGVITQREIGQDTKSFSTAMHSALRQDPDVVLLGEIRDSETFDTALSAAETGHLVLSAIHTTDAPKTINRIVGFYPISEQATVRARLTENMAAIVSLRLLPMKNGQGRIPAVEIMRMSPAIQDCVRNPEKASEIPGLIARSKDHYGMQTFDQHLVMLYREGKISLEIARAAATSRSEFERAITLEGA comes from the coding sequence ATGGAGAAGAAGGTACTCGACCGCATTCTCACCATGGCCGTCAAAAGCGGCGTTTCGGATATTCACTTTCAAGCTGGAAGCGTTCCTTTGTTTCGGTACAACGGTGCTCTGATGGATGTGAAATATGACATGCTGACACCGCGCGATACCGAAGCGATTGCCCGAATCATTCTCCGCATGGATCGCCTGCACGATTACGACGATTTTATTGAGCGTGATGTCTCGTATGGGGTTGAAGGTGCAGGTCGCTTCCGGGCCAACATTTTCAAACAACGCGGTAGTTTTGGTATTGTGCTCCGGGCGATTCCGATTGAGCCACGCACCATTGACCAGCTCAATCTGCCTCCCACGCTGGTTCAAATTGCGGATTTGGCTCGTGGGTTGATCCTGGTGACTGGGGCCACTGGAAATGGGAAGTCCACCACGATGGCGGGAATGATTGAGCACATCAATCGGACCCGGAAAGTTCACGTCGTCACGATTGAAGATCCGATTGAAGTCCTCTACCAAAACAACAAAGGCGTCATCACCCAGCGCGAAATCGGTCAGGATACAAAATCGTTCAGCACGGCCATGCACTCCGCGCTTCGACAGGACCCAGACGTGGTGTTGCTGGGTGAAATTCGTGACTCCGAGACCTTTGACACGGCCCTTTCAGCCGCCGAAACCGGACATCTGGTTCTGAGCGCCATTCACACCACCGATGCTCCAAAAACCATTAACCGAATCGTCGGGTTTTATCCAATCAGCGAACAAGCAACGGTTCGTGCCCGGCTGACGGAAAATATGGCTGCGATTGTCTCGCTCCGACTGTTGCCAATGAAGAATGGCCAGGGACGGATTCCAGCGGTTGAGATCATGCGCATGTCCCCGGCGATTCAGGACTGTGTCCGCAATCCGGAAAAAGCGTCTGAAATCCCAGGATTGATTGCTCGAAGCAAGGATCACTACGGAATGCAAACCTTTGACCAGCACCTGGTCATGCTCTATCGCGAAGGGAAAATCAGCCTTGAAATCGCCCGGGCGGCTGCCACCAGCCGAAGCGAATTTGAGCGTGCGATTACCCTTGAAGGCGCTTAG
- a CDS encoding VWA domain-containing protein, giving the protein MRVSRLLQLSLGIWFALCVSLPYLAQSPLSSRPQVESANSDTILRVNSELVSVDVTVVDEKGDYVHGLSATDFSLFEDGKPCPIEFFQPNSTQGPRLVSMVFAIDFSGSVTREEATTQQRALSSFLNDQNPNSLFAMIGFNDEVNVLENFTKDRKRLLRAVEKQKEYGGSTRIYDAIDRAITLLKKSPRKYGERLFRRCIVVLTDGFDSSSMVNSREVIRRATEEGISIYTVTVPSYTVSLNGRQRVPTLLDATRIAASTGGRDFCVEEGFDYTSAFRAISAEVIESYTIAYQPSPESATPQFRKLSVTTRHPHLTLRLSRQGFTK; this is encoded by the coding sequence ATGCGTGTGTCACGTCTGCTCCAGTTATCGCTTGGAATTTGGTTTGCACTCTGTGTGTCACTTCCGTACCTGGCCCAAAGCCCACTTTCATCCCGTCCACAAGTCGAATCCGCCAACTCTGACACCATTTTGCGGGTCAATTCCGAACTGGTTTCGGTGGATGTAACCGTGGTGGATGAGAAGGGAGACTATGTCCACGGCCTCAGCGCGACTGACTTTTCACTGTTTGAAGACGGCAAACCTTGCCCGATTGAATTTTTTCAGCCGAATTCAACTCAGGGGCCGCGCCTGGTCTCCATGGTCTTCGCCATTGACTTTTCAGGAAGCGTGACCCGTGAAGAAGCAACCACCCAACAACGGGCACTCAGTTCCTTTTTGAATGACCAAAATCCGAATTCCCTCTTTGCCATGATTGGATTTAATGACGAGGTCAATGTCCTTGAAAACTTTACCAAAGACCGGAAGCGGCTCCTGCGAGCCGTTGAAAAACAAAAGGAATATGGCGGGTCAACCCGCATTTATGATGCCATTGATCGGGCGATCACCCTGCTCAAAAAGTCACCTCGAAAATATGGCGAGCGACTGTTTCGCCGCTGCATCGTGGTCCTGACCGATGGTTTTGACAGCAGCAGCATGGTGAATTCCCGTGAAGTTATTCGCCGGGCAACCGAAGAAGGAATCAGCATTTATACGGTGACGGTTCCCTCCTACACGGTCAGCCTCAATGGACGCCAGCGTGTCCCGACCCTGCTGGATGCAACACGGATTGCAGCTTCAACCGGGGGGCGCGATTTTTGTGTTGAAGAAGGGTTTGACTATACCAGCGCGTTCCGTGCGATTTCCGCCGAAGTCATTGAAAGCTATACGATTGCCTACCAGCCGTCCCCCGAATCCGCAACTCCACAATTTCGGAAGCTAAGCGTGACGACTCGCCACCCTCATCTCACACTCCGGCTGAGCCGTCAGGGATTTACAAAGTGA